In the genome of Pelmatolapia mariae isolate MD_Pm_ZW linkage group LG4, Pm_UMD_F_2, whole genome shotgun sequence, the window TTCACATTGTAGTTTTCTATTGTAGCAGACACCCCAGCTGTgccacaaataaaaataaagaaataagaaaacaactGTCTTACATTATGCTCTTCAAAGATAATATAATGTTGAGTAATACTATATTACTTATCAATCATTTTACAAACATTCATAAagttctttgtcttcttctgattcgtctttttcttcttcttattaccAAACCTCATAGGAGCACTTCAATTACTATTGGCCTGTGTGACCTTTGATGAAAGCTGGGTTCATTTAAAATAGGTCACTCAGCACTGTGTTTACAAGCAGGCTAAGTTGGCAACAAATACTGGTCATAAATTTAGAGCACTATTAGGATTCCTATTAATTTGCCGTCATACTGCTGAGCTTTCATAGCATTGACAATACTGGCCAACAAGAGAGTACTTGGATTCTTGCAATGGTTTACAGCTTATACTAAGCTAATTGTCATTCCAGAACAGCAAGTGCCTCACTGTTACAAGTGCCGTTGAGTCCCCGTTAAGTCCTAACATCTTCTTAAACATTGGCCTGACAGTAGTCACTGTTGGGAAAGTTTTAATTACAGaactttattattttctgtttacttAGTTCTTCTTAGAATAGTAAATTggaaaacaacaataaacacTTCTTGGAAGCTTGCTAGgaaattgcaaaatgcttaaAATTTGTTTCactatattaaataataaaatgattaatCCACGGTGGTATTAGTCAGACTCAAATCTTTTAGTCATTTTTTAGCTTTTAGCCAGCAAAGTATGTGTGAACAATTCTAATGCAATTATTAGCTATCACCTGAATAAAAAGCTCCCTTTCCAGCATCACTGCTCTTGGCTCTCAGCCTGTCGAGCAGGTACTTAAAACTGGATCTTAGAAATGTCAGAGCATTCTCTGGCTTCCTTGAGCTCAAGTGGGACTTTTCAGAGCCTGGACAAGTAAGTGTTGGTCATCTTGTGAAAGTTTTAAATTTATACTCACTTGGTTACAGGAAAGTTAATGGTTCCTGCTTTGACAAATCCTATTTAAATTTGCATAACtaaatttaatttttgttaTACACATACAGCATAAATTATGTAGTAGGTAAGCCCTTTCACTCTAAACgaacaataaaaacatccaTAGTTTTTGGAGCTCCTTCTTGAGCTTTGGGTTCTTCTTCCTCCCCTCCAGAGGAGCTCTTGTTGTAAATGGTTAATTAGAAAACCTGTATCTGATAGCGATCACAAATATATCATAACTGTAGCCTGTAGTAGGGTAACATGAAAACTATAGGTGAAAACTGAAATCGTTCcaggaaaaataattaaaagtgaagatttggcaaaaaaaaaaaaaaaaaaaaatgttgtgaagtttatgtttttttttttttttaatttattaatttaaattttgtaAACTTTGATAAAGTCCTTTTTATATTTGGCATTAAAaatttttccccctctcttaCAGTTTCCTGTGTGGTTTTACTGCAGTGACACactgatattttttattttggataaTAGAAGAAAACTTTATGCCCCAGTAAAGGTTGAGTCTCTACAGTGATTCTGAAGCTATTTCTTTGCTCACACAAGTTGCATTACATTGGTGAGTTAATGGCAAGATATGGTTACAGCATTAGCAAATAAGTCATTTGATGCTAGCTAAATGGGTAATTAGCCCAAAAGGCACACACACTATAGTGGGTGTATATAGTGGATTGCCATTAGTGTctgtttaaaattacatttgaacttctttattctttttcttttgcatttggGGCTTGTTAGCTGTGTCTATGCATTGAATGTTTTGCACGAATCAGAATTTGGTTTCACAGAATAGGTAAAATTGTTAATGGCGAGCTTCTATTTTAAGTGATTTTATAACTGAATTAAGAAACATAGAGCCAAATTGCACTTAAACTGTTTTATGGATCAGTAGAGTACACTTTTCAACAAACATAAGTGTCATTAAATTGTAACTTTACTCATAAATCAGGTGTTTGACTTGGAAATGGAATGGGAGATACAGTGCAAAGAACAAGATACAGTACTGCAGTTTGACAGCAAGATCCTAAAGCTTGGTCacattcttcttctcctcctcagtCTAAACAGATTACTAACTGTAAGTAAAAGGGAATTGACTCAGCTCCACATCTCAGCTTAGTTTCAACTTCTAGTTCCCTCAGCTGTGAGATACAACACACATGACAATGAAAAACACTAATTATTCCCAAACCCTACCATGCATTCACGTCCAGTTTATACAGATCATCATATCACACCTCAGGCTGACAAGTAAGCCATCAGCTTTTTCTTAGgattaaaaaaactaaagttCTGCAAGtttagaaaaatatattcacagtaaaatattgtaaataaaataaaatacaacttttaactgttttctttttttttattctgtcttaTGCTATTGCTCTGACCGACTGTGAAGCACAACTTCATTGTATTATTATGTGCTATAGAAAtgaattttgatttgatttgatttgatttgattgggGCTTATATCCAATCatatcatatttcataactttaaatgcaaatataaattgtcaattttaaaatcatatgcacaagttttgcaaacaaagttatttgcagctatttgccttttacccttttttgaataaccatttcaaactattgaCATAACAAccaggtgttctgcattcaataagatgccacacaaattatttgtgccacttcaatttctgtccactataaaggagaacatcacagcctgatacgtGCAGGTCAGACAGCAGGTGTGCCACTCCTGTTTTCTACCTgaagacagcagtcgcctcattgttctgacacacaacacaaaactatccacaacactacacactaactacacaagacaacacattaactacacactctaaacacgctaaacgtcacaaatctctcacatctcaaaagtcgctctctctcttttgctgtctttctctctctctctctcgccatcactcctaaaacttccccctcttcctaaacaaccaaatgtcatgttgtcatatcatttttgattggtcgacatggtgcatttttccaccaacacgaaagggttgttttttgttttggttttttttttttggggggggggggtttgctcataagcagagagtgcttgctagcgctgtccttagacagtaaacgtgatgaaactattcaggaaaaaaacgcggcgtatatattgtttatcatggctctggttttacgtggcctatcaacacaatttaaaaactggtatatatcaccttgttactttgtcatcttgaagtggtcgtgtgattgccttaccacgactactttattcttcctcagtcaaacagcagcaccaattgagcagcactcatgcgattgttttgcccccctgagctccaggtgttgtgccagaaagtgattgccgtctgCAGGAGCGTGCGGaactgcttaaagctgtagcatccagattacttacagctacttccgtgcaactgatataagatgcagtaagctgaagacagcttcaaccgtctgtttgttgaaaaatagtaacgcgaccgcaccgcattttcttgttagtaacagtaacggcgttgtaacgatagaaatagtaattagttagattactcgttactgaaaaaagtaacgccgttattcccatcactggtggTACATTCATGTAAAattttcctcctccttcctaACCAGCTATGTGCCTTTTCCACTGTGTGCCTTTGCCATGTTTACTGAACGTTGAAGGGTTTTTGGGTTAAATTCCCTCTGTCACAGTGACCACCTAaatagaaaatgtgttttaaatattcaacagtgtctttttttttgtaccaaTATACTATACCCATTGTTTCATTGTGGCTTTGCCACCCTTTCTCTTAATCAGTTTATATTAGACATACAGCTCATCGGGATCAGTTATGAAGAAGGTTGTTTTGGCCTCAAATGGGGCATTCTGAGTCAACCCCTCCTTTTCTGCTAGATGTGCACTGTAGTAAGAGCTAGTTACTAACAGTAACTAACAGTATCTATAGAGCTAATAAACATTCCTTCTGAATACTCCTTTTCAAAAGTGGCTACTAAGCAATTCAATAtggctttttatttattacttttaataGCTCCCTCtttaattattacatttacatGCTAAACATTATTTTACGAAAgcaaagaaacattaaaatgaatgagtcattttcaaaacatttatttatattttgcagcATAAAAAGCATCCAACAGATGATTCATATTTTATGAAATCTGTTTAACAGCTTCGTTCAAGTGTGTCTTATTCAGCAGACTcactctgaaaaaacaaacagaaaaaaagagagttaTTCAAAGGTTTTAAAAGTTATTTGAATCCTCTGAagaatttttctgttttaacacATCTTGTTTTAATAATGTTTGCTTAACTGCACAAAGCATTACAATGTGTCTCACTTATAATGATGTGCacgattgtttttttttttttttttatatttggaCAGAAGTTGCTACCTTTCCAGTGTCACGGCTCTTGGCTCTCAACTTGTTGACCTGGGACTCAGCAATCTCAGCACGCTCCTGAGCTTCCTCCAGCTCATGCTGGACCTTCCTGAGCCTGGACATGTGAATGTTTGCCTGCTCCTCCTGTGACGGATTTACAGAGATACTTACTTAGTTATAGGGGAGTCAATGGTCATGCTATGAACCAAGCTGAATTTAACCCCCTCTTtagggggatactcccactaggtttaaatctgggactccccaccatttgaccttagaactgaagaagcttctcggatgagaggtgaaacgtcttcaagcaacttaaaacaacttaaagaagtccagacgtttttctttgcaagctcctttgactacgatgacctggatgactgagaaccttcacagacaagcTGAGGGAAATTTGTCATATAATTGTAGTTGACTCACAGCCTCCTCAGCCTGTTTCTTGTAAGCCTTGACTTTGAGCTGCAGCTTGTTGACCAGATCCTGAAGTCTTGTGATGTTCTTCTTGTCCTCCTCAGTCTAAACAATTAGGATTGTAAGTGAAAGGGAATGGGCACAAGAAATTAGATCATTTTTAGTTAGATAATTAATTACCTCGTAGGTGAGCTCTTTCACTCTCCTCTCATATTTCCGGACTCCTTTAATGGCATCAGCTCCACGTCGCTGCTCAGCTTCAAGTTCAGCTTCCAGTTCACGCACCTGGAATTTGATAAaagaatataatataataaaaaaaatgtagctaCATTATTATTGTCATAGTAAAGCATAGAAATAAAAGTGTCTTAATTCTACCTCATCGTcatcatctttatttaaaaagcactttaaaacaaccatAGTTGACGCAAAGTGCTGTACACCAAAACTAAATAATAAagatacatatataaatatatatagatatatatagatataaataaataacgaataaaagaaaacaagtaaATGAATTAAAgcataattaattaaattacaaGAAAAAGTCTTGCTGAGGGCAAAAGAACATGTCTACACAAAGGTAGACTTCCATTGTGAAACTAGTTTTAGTACTGTGTATAGTTTGTACCCTGGACTCCAGTTTCTGGAGCTGCTTCTTGCCACCCTTCATGGCGAGGTTCTCAGCTTCATCCAGACGGTGCTGCAGGTCCTTGACTGTGACCTCCAGGTTCTTCTTCATCCTTTCCAGGTGAGCACTGGTGTCCTGctccttcttcagctcctcAGCCATCATGGCAGCCTgaagtgatgaaatgtttccaAAATTTAAAATCTGTTCTGCATTAAAATTGAACTTAACATGAACTACAAAATAGAGATTTCAGAAccctgtaatactgaaaaacaaaatagaagaaaaaaaaaaatctcacatcAGTGATAGCCTTTTTGGCCTTCTCCTCAGCATTTCTTGCTTCTTGAACTGCATCATCCACCTCACCCTGAACCTGGACAAGGTCAGCCTCCAGCTTCTTCTTGGTGTTCAAAAGACTGGTGTTCTGaatgaaacaagaaaaatatattttggttTAAATATTGGACGCTATATCAAGAATCTACATATGTAGAATATATCAGAATCGATACACTAGTCTCATCATAATATCAACAAcagcatttatgtttttttatggttaggcatttatttaattattggtTTATTTATTAACCTGCAGTTAACtctgtattatattatgtttttgttcccTAATCCTTAAGTGTGTTAATTCTAGTTCAGACATGCAAATAATGtataatgtatatatgtataaagaatttttgttatgttataatgagtgatacaaacaaataaacctGAGAGTGAAGTAGTCCGACACGCTCGCTAGCATCAACCAACTCCTGCTCAGCTACTTTGcgtcctctctctgtctgctccAGAGCGGCTCTCAGCTCCTCAATCTCAGCCACCATCAGACCATTTCTGCGCTCCACCATGGCGACCTGCTCCTTCATGTCTTCCTGTCCTCTGAGAGCATCATCCAGGTGCAGTTGGGCATCctgttaacaaacaaacaacaatacaAACAAAGAAATACAATTTACTGTGTCTTACTAGTTAATTGAGACAAAATCATCTACCAACTCACCTTGAGCTGTCCTTGGACATTCCTCAGTTGTTTCTGGGCCTCAGCAGCCTGTCTGTTGGCATGGCTCAGCTGAATCTCCATCTCATTCAGGTCTCCCTCCATCTTCTTCTTGACTCTCAGGGCATCATTCCTGCTCCTGACCTCAGCATCAAGAGTGCTCTGCATGGAGTCAGTCACCCTCTGGCTGTTCCTCTTGGTGTGCTCCATCTCCTCATCCTTCTCTGCCAGCTTCCTGTCAATCTCACCTTTTACCTGGTTTAGCTCAAGCTGAACACGAAGGATCTTGGCCTCCTCGTGCTCCAGAGTGCCCTTTAAATGATTTAAAGAGTTATGTAAAACAAATTTATTGCAACATAAACTGGAGAAGGGATACTTTTAtaaatttgaatacaaacaaagtacatttttataaaatacATTACCTCAGCTTCCTCCAGAGCTGTCTGAATTTCAGACTTCTCAGTCTCAACAGTCTTCTTGGCCTTTTCCAGCTCATGGATGCTCTTTCCTGTCTCACCAATCTGCTCAGTCAGATCTGAGATCTCCTCTACAGAGCAAACACAGCCAAGAGTTTTAGTACTTGGAGCTGATCTATGCAAATATTTTTGccacaacaaaagctgtaaaTGAATATAAACATTAGAATCATATCCATATGATCTATAGCAAGATAAGCATACGCTGCAGGTTCTTGTTCTCTCTCTTCATGGTCTCAAGATGATCCAGAGCCTCTTCATAGGAGTTCTTTATCTTGAACAACTCAGTGCTGAGAGAACGAGCCTCCTTTTGGGCTCCTTCCAGCTCTGCCTGGCTCTCCTCATACTTCTGCTTCCATTCTGCCAGGACCTATGTTAATATAGGTTAATTAGCTAGTTGTTATTATGGGTGTATGTTTATTCTGATGATATTGGTTATGTTTAAAACTTTACCTTATCAAAGTTCCTCTGCTTCTTGTCAAGGTTGGCAGCCAGAGCGTTAGCTCTCTCCACATCATTCATGAGGTCCTCCACCTCACCCTGCAGCCTCTGCTTGGTCTTTTCCAGTGAGGCACACTTGGAGTTCACAGCCTCAATGGATTCCTCAGCCTCCTGCAGGCGCTGGGCAAGCTTTTTCCTGCAATGAGCATTGATGTTATTTGCCTATAGAGACATCCATTTATAAGGCAACTGATacacagaaaaactgaaatttaGCTTAGTACTGATGTAATCTTTATTAAGAACTAGAAAGAATTCATATACTtggcctcctccagctcctcagTTCGTTGAATGGCATCAGTCTCATATTTGGATCGCCACTGAGCCACCTCACTGTTGGTCTTGGACATTCCTCGCTGCAGCTCAGCCTtggcctcctgctcctcctcaaaCTGCTCTCTGAGCAGATCACAGTCATGTCGGGCTGACTGAAGAGCATGAGCCAGGGCGTTCTTGGCCTAAAACATAGCGTTAAGTACATTAATTTCAAGGAAATGTAAATGTCAGACTTGTACTGTACACAGCCGTATAAGGaggttatttattttcatttgagagtttttcattttatgaatTGACTAAATGGCAAGAGAATAGGGCTGGTAACCAAGGGACTGTTCATGGTCAGCACCTTAACCTGTCAGTGTTATTTaagttttttccagttttaaGGAGTGCAgtcaaatatatatacatatacacatatattatatatgtgTTGGTCAGGCTtcactaaatatttttttagaaTTTTCTAGATATTGTTACTTTAAAATCTACCTTTACTTCCTCCTCAATATGCCTCTTAAGCTCTTCAATCTGCTGAGTGAAGGCCTGCTTGCCCCTGGTCAGCTGGGAAATCAGAGCCTCTTTCTCCTCAAGTTGGCGAGAAAGCTCACCTGTAATGAGCACACATTTATGAAGCtgatgttcttttctttttagccACAGATTGGTTGTAAATGTTGGTCACTTACCATTCTCTGTTTGTAGTCTCGCCTTCTGGGTATTAATGTCATTCAGCTGACGAACATTCTCATCATTTTTGGCTTTGAGCTCACTTAGCTTATCCTCTAGAGTTCTGCACATTTTCTCCAAGTTGCCCTACCAGCAGCATAACAagaatcaaaatttaaaaaaataaatgtcagttactgtggtatgaaatgttttgtGAGTCTTGCCTAATCTTTGAGTTTAAAGTAGCAAGGATCTAAACTTAACCAAATGCTAAATCATGTTTGAAAACAAtgttttcaacaattttttACCTTAAAGATTGATTTCTTGAAAGAattaacatacttttatttacttttagttTGCTTAAAAATGTTACAGTTAGTAGGAAAAGGTTTTAGGCATATATACCACAAGGAAATTTATAACAGTGAATTGGCCCTTATTCTTATTCATTGAGCGTTACACAAAACTTCATCAAAATTAGGAGCATGAAGATATTAGAACATTTATGACCTTATACCTTTGCTTTGGCGACAGCCTCCATATTGCTGGAGAGGTCATCAATCTCCATCTTGTACTCGCTCTTCTCTTTCTCCAGCTTCTGTTTGACACGCTGGAGGTTGTCGATCTGCTCTCCGAGCTCTGCAACACTGTCAGCCTGCTTCTTACGGAGAGCTGCTGCAGTAGCTTCATGCTGCAGAGTTGATTCCTCAAGATCACGACGCAGTTTCTGGAACTCAGCCTCTCGCTTCTTGTTCATCTCAatctgagcagctgttgctccACCAGCTTCCTCGAGCCTCTCGCTGATCTCTTCAAGCTCCCTGGAGAGGTCGGCTCTCTGCTTCTCTACCTTAGCCCGAGCTGCCCTCTCAGCCTCAATCTCTTCTTCCATCTCCTCAATACGAGCCTTTAGGGTAATAACACCACAAAGACTTACTGAGTTGACATGTTTTAGTTTCACTGAACATAATATTTACCTAAAATAATGGTACCTGGAGTTCTTTGATCTTCTTCTGAAGCTGCGCAACAAGAGACTGCTCATCCTCAATTTTGCTGAGAAGTTGGCTGATTTCAAAGTCTTTCCTGTAAgcggagaagaaaaagaaatgattcTGACAGCTCTGTGGCTCTTCTGAATGCAAGTGTAGGAAGTTtattattaacttttttttaaaaaaaattttttacttCTTGATTTTCTCATCAGACTGCTGCTTGTCATTCTCCAGATCCATTATGGATTCCTGGGCCAGTTTCAGATCTCCCTCCAGCTTCCTCTTGGCTCTCTCAAGGTCCATGCGGAGCTTCTTCTCTTGCTCCAATGAGCCTTCAAGcttatttaaaaatagttagacATGTTTCCAATTGAATGATCtatattaatataaaatatttttaaaaaagaaatctcatTTATTTAAAGATGCTGTTTTCTTACATCATCAACTTGCTGTTCCAGCTTTGTCTTGGCTTTGGTCAGAGTGTTGACTTTGTCTTCTTCTGCCTGGAGATCATCCAGTGTTTGCTGATGGGCCTCTTGTAAGGCTTTCTTCTCCTTAGTTAACTTGGCAATTGACTCATCTTGAGATGCCATCTCCTCTGTCAGGTTTTTCACCTGAAATAATGTGTATACATGAAGTTTAATTTTCTTCCACAACTTGCTGAATATTTCTAGTTTCTAGTCAAAGAACAACATTACATGCTTTAATTGAACTAAGAATACAATCAAAATGAACTGAACCTTGTTTTCTGTGGCATGTTTCTCCTTCTCCACTTTGGCCAAGGTGAGCTCCAAGTCATCAATGtccttcttcagctcagagcattcatcctccagcttcctcTTCTTAGCAGTCAGCTCAGCATTTatttcctcttcatcctccagtCTCTCACTTGTCTCTTTGAGTTTGGCCTCGAGCTGGATCTTGCTCTTAATGAGCCCCTCACACCTTTCTTCAGCATCAGAGAGATTCTCAACTTCCTATAGTACACAGTGAACAGACAGTAAAATCTTGTCAGTAATAATTTGTTGTAATGGATATTGGATTTACTAATTAAGTCTTAACTGTAAGTAAGTAACTAAAGAACAGTGGTCACAGAGGATGAGTTAGGCAAGCAGCCTTTTAATACCTAACCTGTATACATGAAATACAGGTGGTATATTGTTGTACTTTGGTTTCCTACTTACTGCAGCCACTTGAAGTTGCAGATCATTCTTCTCCTGCAGCAGGGCGACCATCTTCTCTTCCAGTTCCTTCTTCTTGGCCAGAGCAGTAGCCAGGTCTGTCTGCATCTTCTCATAGTTCTCCTTCATGTTCTGCAACTCCTTCTCAGTCTCAGCACTCTTCAGAAGAGGCTTGATCTTGAAGTACAGTTTCAGCCATGGCCAGTTCTTGACATTCATGAAAGAACGGATGTTGTACTGGATGGTGTAGAGGGAAtctctaaaaaacaaacaaacaaacaaacaaaaaaacaaaaacaaatatgaaagTGTTATTTTTAGTGTAGTTGGTAGTAGTGTAGTAGGTAGTAGTGTAGTAATACTTTTAGGCAAAAGAAAAGACAACACTACTATTACAATAATGTTACCTCCTCTCCATCATCTTAACAAATTCTCTCCTCATGAGGTATCCTCTGCAGAGAGCCTGAGTCATGGTCACCAGCTCAGCCAGTTTTTCATCTCTCATTTCTTCAAGAGTGCCCAGCAGACCAGCTTTGAAAAACACCTTTTTTGGTGTGCAAA includes:
- the LOC134626318 gene encoding myosin heavy chain, fast skeletal muscle-like isoform X1, with the protein product MSTDAEMEQYGPAAIYLRKPEKERIEAQNTPFDAKTAFFVSDPDELYVKCKLIKREGGKATVETEGGKTVTVKEEDIHPRNPPKFDKMEDMAMMTHLNEPSVLFNLKERFASWMIYTYSGLFCVVVNPYKWLPVYDATCVAAYRGKKRIEAPPHIFSISDNGYQFMLTDRENQSVLITGESGAGKTVNTKRVIQYFATIAALGAKKESSPGKMQVILGSLEDQIVAANPLLEAYGNAKTVRNDNSSRFGKFIRIHFGSTGKLASADIETYLLEKSRVTFQLSAERSYHIFYQLMTGHKPELLEALLITTNPYDYPMISQGEITVKSINDVEEFIATDTAIDILGFSADEKLSIYKLTGAVMHHGNMKFKQKQREEQAEPDGTEVADKISYLMGLNSADMLKALCYPRVKVGNEFVTKGQTVPQVNNAVSALCKSVYEKMFLWMVVRINEMLDTKQPRQFFIGVLDIAGFEIFDFNSLEQLCINFTNEKLQQFFNHHMFVLEQEEYKKEGIEWEFIDFGMDLAACIELIEKPMGIFSILEEECMFPKASDTTFKNKLHDQHLGKSKGFEKPKPAKGKAEAHFALVHYAGTVDYNITGWLDKNKDPLNESVVQLYQKSSNKLLCFLYAAHASTDEAAGGGGKKGGKKKGGSFQTVSALFRENLAKLMTNLRSTHPHFVRCLIPNETKTPGLMENYLVIHQLRCNGVLEGIRICRKGFPSRILYGDFKQRYKVLNASVIPEGQFIDNKKASEKLLGSIDIDHTQYKFGHTKVFFKAGLLGTLEEMRDEKLAELVTMTQALCRGYLMRREFVKMMERRDSLYTIQYNIRSFMNVKNWPWLKLYFKIKPLLKSAETEKELQNMKENYEKMQTDLATALAKKKELEEKMVALLQEKNDLQLQVAAEVENLSDAEERCEGLIKSKIQLEAKLKETSERLEDEEEINAELTAKKRKLEDECSELKKDIDDLELTLAKVEKEKHATENKVKNLTEEMASQDESIAKLTKEKKALQEAHQQTLDDLQAEEDKVNTLTKAKTKLEQQVDDLEGSLEQEKKLRMDLERAKRKLEGDLKLAQESIMDLENDKQQSDEKIKKKDFEISQLLSKIEDEQSLVAQLQKKIKELQARIEEMEEEIEAERAARAKVEKQRADLSRELEEISERLEEAGGATAAQIEMNKKREAEFQKLRRDLEESTLQHEATAAALRKKQADSVAELGEQIDNLQRVKQKLEKEKSEYKMEIDDLSSNMEAVAKAKGNLEKMCRTLEDKLSELKAKNDENVRQLNDINTQKARLQTENGELSRQLEEKEALISQLTRGKQAFTQQIEELKRHIEEEVKAKNALAHALQSARHDCDLLREQFEEEQEAKAELQRGMSKTNSEVAQWRSKYETDAIQRTEELEEAKKKLAQRLQEAEESIEAVNSKCASLEKTKQRLQGEVEDLMNDVERANALAANLDKKQRNFDKVLAEWKQKYEESQAELEGAQKEARSLSTELFKIKNSYEEALDHLETMKRENKNLQQEISDLTEQIGETGKSIHELEKAKKTVETEKSEIQTALEEAEGTLEHEEAKILRVQLELNQVKGEIDRKLAEKDEEMEHTKRNSQRVTDSMQSTLDAEVRSRNDALRVKKKMEGDLNEMEIQLSHANRQAAEAQKQLRNVQGQLKDAQLHLDDALRGQEDMKEQVAMVERRNGLMVAEIEELRAALEQTERGRKVAEQELVDASERVGLLHSQNTSLLNTKKKLEADLVQVQGEVDDAVQEARNAEEKAKKAITDAAMMAEELKKEQDTSAHLERMKKNLEVTVKDLQHRLDEAENLAMKGGKKQLQKLESRVRELEAELEAEQRRGADAIKGVRKYERRVKELTYETEEDKKNITRLQDLVNKLQLKVKAYKKQAEEAEEQANIHMSRLRKVQHELEEAQERAEIAESQVNKLRAKSRDTGKSESAE
- the LOC134626318 gene encoding myosin heavy chain, fast skeletal muscle-like isoform X2; its protein translation is MSTDAEMEQYGPAAIYLRKPEKERIEAQNTPFDAKTAFFVSDPDELYVKCKLIKREGGKATVETEGGKTVTVKEEDIHPRNPPKFDKMEDMAMMTHLNEPSVLFNLKERFASWMIYTYSGLFCVVVNPYKWLPVYDATCVAAYRGKKRIEAPPHIFSISDNGYQFMLTDRENQSVLITGESGAGKTVNTKRVIQYFATIAALGAKKESSPGKMQGSLEDQIVAANPLLEAYGNAKTVRNDNSSRFGKFIRIHFGSTGKLASADIETYLLEKSRVTFQLSAERSYHIFYQLMTGHKPELLEALLITTNPYDYPMISQGEITVKSINDVEEFIATDTAIDILGFSADEKLSIYKLTGAVMHHGNMKFKQKQREEQAEPDGTEVADKISYLMGLNSADMLKALCYPRVKVGNEFVTKGQTVPQVNNAVSALCKSVYEKMFLWMVVRINEMLDTKQPRQFFIGVLDIAGFEIFDFNSLEQLCINFTNEKLQQFFNHHMFVLEQEEYKKEGIEWEFIDFGMDLAACIELIEKPMGIFSILEEECMFPKASDTTFKNKLHDQHLGKSKGFEKPKPAKGKAEAHFALVHYAGTVDYNITGWLDKNKDPLNESVVQLYQKSSNKLLCFLYAAHASTDEAAGGGGKKGGKKKGGSFQTVSALFRENLAKLMTNLRSTHPHFVRCLIPNETKTPGLMENYLVIHQLRCNGVLEGIRICRKGFPSRILYGDFKQRYKVLNASVIPEGQFIDNKKASEKLLGSIDIDHTQYKFGHTKVFFKAGLLGTLEEMRDEKLAELVTMTQALCRGYLMRREFVKMMERRDSLYTIQYNIRSFMNVKNWPWLKLYFKIKPLLKSAETEKELQNMKENYEKMQTDLATALAKKKELEEKMVALLQEKNDLQLQVAAEVENLSDAEERCEGLIKSKIQLEAKLKETSERLEDEEEINAELTAKKRKLEDECSELKKDIDDLELTLAKVEKEKHATENKVKNLTEEMASQDESIAKLTKEKKALQEAHQQTLDDLQAEEDKVNTLTKAKTKLEQQVDDLEGSLEQEKKLRMDLERAKRKLEGDLKLAQESIMDLENDKQQSDEKIKKKDFEISQLLSKIEDEQSLVAQLQKKIKELQARIEEMEEEIEAERAARAKVEKQRADLSRELEEISERLEEAGGATAAQIEMNKKREAEFQKLRRDLEESTLQHEATAAALRKKQADSVAELGEQIDNLQRVKQKLEKEKSEYKMEIDDLSSNMEAVAKAKGNLEKMCRTLEDKLSELKAKNDENVRQLNDINTQKARLQTENGELSRQLEEKEALISQLTRGKQAFTQQIEELKRHIEEEVKAKNALAHALQSARHDCDLLREQFEEEQEAKAELQRGMSKTNSEVAQWRSKYETDAIQRTEELEEAKKKLAQRLQEAEESIEAVNSKCASLEKTKQRLQGEVEDLMNDVERANALAANLDKKQRNFDKVLAEWKQKYEESQAELEGAQKEARSLSTELFKIKNSYEEALDHLETMKRENKNLQQEISDLTEQIGETGKSIHELEKAKKTVETEKSEIQTALEEAEGTLEHEEAKILRVQLELNQVKGEIDRKLAEKDEEMEHTKRNSQRVTDSMQSTLDAEVRSRNDALRVKKKMEGDLNEMEIQLSHANRQAAEAQKQLRNVQGQLKDAQLHLDDALRGQEDMKEQVAMVERRNGLMVAEIEELRAALEQTERGRKVAEQELVDASERVGLLHSQNTSLLNTKKKLEADLVQVQGEVDDAVQEARNAEEKAKKAITDAAMMAEELKKEQDTSAHLERMKKNLEVTVKDLQHRLDEAENLAMKGGKKQLQKLESRVRELEAELEAEQRRGADAIKGVRKYERRVKELTYETEEDKKNITRLQDLVNKLQLKVKAYKKQAEEAEEQANIHMSRLRKVQHELEEAQERAEIAESQVNKLRAKSRDTGKSESAE